The nucleotide window ACTACTGAGATTTTAGCTAAAAGATACGGTCTTGATATGGCTAAAGAGATAATTGAAAGAAAAAGAGATAAACAAAGGGAGATTATGAAAGCTGAAGGAGGAGTAAAGCTAAAAAAAGGTGTAGTTGAACTTCTTGAATTTATAAAAAAAGTTGGACTTAAATGTGTTGTTGCAACTTCAACGAGAAGAGAGAGTGCTACGAGAAACCTTAAATTTACAGGAGTTTATGATTATTTTGATGACTTTGTATTTGGTGATGAGGTAACAAGAAGTAAACCTGATCCTGAGGTTTTTAATAAGGCTTGTGAAAAAATGGGAGTGGAAAAAGATGAAGCAGTAATTATTGAAGATTCTGTAAATGGTGCTACTGCTGCTCACAATGGTGGAATAAGATGTTTTGTAGTTGAGGATACAATTCATTTTACTCCTGAAGAGGATAAACTGGCTACTAGAAAGTTTGATTCCCTTTTAGATGTGATGGAATATCTTGATAAAAATCTCAATAGTTTATAGAAAAATGAGTCTATCGGAAGTTTGTAAAAAATTAAAATTCTCGATATTAGAAATAGTTTCGTAATTTATGTAGCGAAACAGAATACTGAAAATACGACTGTTTGAACGAAGTGAGTTTCGGATTTTCTTTCTGTGAGCAAAATAAATAGAGACTATTGATACCAGAGAGAATTTTATTTTTATAATTTTACAAATGCAATAGCCTCATTTTTAAAAGGTTATTAACTATTGACAAATGAGTTTTTTTATACTATACTTGTTCTAAGAATAAAAAAAGAGGAGGTTATCAACATGAGACAATCTAACGTTATGCTACAATGTTGGTGGTGGAGCTACATAGAAAAAACAAATAGCAGATTAAAAAATGTTAGAAGTTGGCTTATGTCTATTGATAACATATCTCTATCTATGTAACTCTGAAATAATATGATTTTTGATTGTATATTTCCATGAGTGCGTGGAGATATATTATATAAATAGTAATTTTAAAGGCAATCTAGCAGATTGCCTTTTTTTATTTTAAAAAACAGAAAAAAGGAGAGGATAACATGGCTAAACGTGAGTTGTGGAACAGTAGAAAAGGATTTATCTATGCTGCAGTTGGAGCTGCAATAGGACTTGGAAACCTATGGAGATTTCCTTTTCAGGCATACAAAAATGGCGGAGGAGCATTTTTCCTTCCATATATCGTAGCTATATTCACTTGCGGAGTTCCACTTATGATACTTGAGTATCAGTTAGGTAGAAATGTCCGTGGAGGATCAACTAAAGCATTCAAGACCTTGGGGAAGAGATTTGAATGGTTTGGATGGGTTCAAATAATGATACCTATTGTGGTTATGATGTTCTATTGTACAATCATATCAGTTTCAGTGGTATTTATGGTATATTCACTTGCACATGCTTTTGGATTTATAAACTGGATGTCTGATCCTGGAAAGTTAATGGGGATGATAGTTGGAAGTGCCAATGGACCATTTGACTTTGGAGCAGGAATCAGTAAATATATGCTTGGATTTATACTTGTAGTATGGTTTGGTAACTGGATAATTGTTAAGAAGGGG belongs to Fusobacterium sp. DD2 and includes:
- a CDS encoding HAD family phosphatase; this translates as MSLRLVIFDMDGVILDSERLANMAWFAISDEMNLGLTDEDLREIKGGNYARTTEILAKRYGLDMAKEIIERKRDKQREIMKAEGGVKLKKGVVELLEFIKKVGLKCVVATSTRRESATRNLKFTGVYDYFDDFVFGDEVTRSKPDPEVFNKACEKMGVEKDEAVIIEDSVNGATAAHNGGIRCFVVEDTIHFTPEEDKLATRKFDSLLDVMEYLDKNLNSL